In Mesotoga sp. UBA6090, the genomic stretch ATGGAGGTCGTCGAGTACGTTATAAATGAGTACGATTTCGTTGACGAAGAGAGGCTCGGTGTTACTGGGGGCTCATACGGCGGGTTCATGACAAACTGGATTGTAGGACATACGGACGCCTTCAAGGCTGCCGTTTCGCAGAGGTCTATCTCGAGCTGGATTTCCTTCTTCGGCACCACAGATATAGGATACTTCTTTGCCAGCGACCAGACCGGAGGCGATTTCTTCGACAACCTCGAGGGTTATCTCAGACAATCTCCTCTCATGTCGGCGCCCAACGTCGTCACTCCGATTCTCTTTATTCACTCTCTTGAAGACTACAGATGCTGGGTTCCCGAAGCGATGCAGTTCTTCACGGCGTTAAGGTATCTCGGCAAAGAGGCCAAAATGGTGCTCTTCCCGAAGGAGAATCACGAACTCTCCAGAGGCGGCCTTCCCATACACAGGGAAAAGCGTTTAAGGGCAATACTGGAATGGTTTGATTCCCATCTGAAGATATGAGCCGTTGATGGAAAACAAGAAGGCAGGAAACATCCATGTAAGGTTTGCCACAATCGATGACAACGAAAAGCTCCTCAAGATCGAGCAAGAGTCTGCTCAGGAGGGGAATATCTGGCTAGTAGCCTTCAGAGAGGACTTCTTTGGAAGATTGAAGTACTTCAAAGAAGGTTTCATCATGATTGCCGAAGACGCCTATGACATCATAGGGTGTATCGGTGTTGGAATCGACAGCCTGATCGTCAACGGAGAGACAAAAAAGGGCATATATCTCTTTGGGCTACGGACGAACCCGAAATACAGGCTGAAAGTTGCTCGCTGGCTGAAATCGATCATTCAGGAACTGCAGGATCTTCTTGGCCCCACGGATTTCGATTTCGGATACGCCTCTGTTAAGGCAGACAACGCTGCCTCAAAGAAGATTCTCGAGCACATGGGTTTCTCCACTACGGCGACACTGGACTTCTACGCCTGTCCGGTGAGGAAGACCCCCCAGGAGAAGTCGGTTTTTGTGGAAAGGGAGGTAGACCTCGAAACGATATTGGACCTGTACAAACCTCTTGAGAAGGATCATGACTTCCTACTTCAAGGTACAAATGCCTTCGAGTCGATGATTGCAGATTGTAGATTGAGGTTATTCAAGACGGAAGGGGCATCCGCGCTGGTTCTCGATACGAGCGGCGAGCAGGACTTCGGAATCACACGTCTTTCAAAGAGATTGAGGGCATTCCAGCTTCTTGCTCAGGGAACTCTTTCATCGCTGGTAAGGATCCCGAGAATGAATGAGCGATTGAGATCCTGGGACGTTCTTCTCTTCGGCTGGAACGATACCCAAAGCGCCCGGAGGACTGTAAGAAAGATTCACAGATGCGCCTGGGAAGAAGGCATAACGCTGATCAACTTTTCGAGGGACAGTAATCTTGGGAGTATGAAGAGTGTGGTGGGCCCTCTCAGTTTCAGGATCCCCTTTGAGATAATGATCTATGAGAAGAACAGTATAAATAGAGGAAGCAGACCAATGATTAGAACTCCGACGATATAACACGAAAATTCTCTTACCTGATGAACTGAATACTGTGTAAATAAAGAGCCGGGTCGAAAGGGGCAGACCCGGCCCTAATATCTATGGATGCGGCGCCTTCACTACCAGAACCCGCATCGTCTCCTCTCCGGTGTTTATTATTCCGTGCGGGATCATTTTCGGACTGTCTATGATGTCGTCTTTCATTACCTCGTACTTCTCTTCGCCGATCGTGATTATTCCCTTCCCGGCTAGAACCAGAATGAATACATCTACCGGAGTCTTGTGCTCGGCTAACTCGTTTCCCCTTTCAATATCTATAACGACTGCCTGCGCAGACTCTTTGTCGTAGATAATCCGACCCTTGAGACCGGACTTGTCAAGCGCGACTTTCCCTTTTTCTATTGAGCTTTTCAGCATCTCCATCACCTCGCTTTTGATCTAGTATTATCTTAGCCGAAATTTGGCTTCTGAGCGGTAACATATGTTACCCTCTTACGGCGCCTTGCTCAGGAACAAGGACAGCGCCAGTAATTCAAGAACGACCAGCCAACCTATTACCGTGACCCTGGCAGCTTTTCCCGGCTTGTTTACCTCCCATCATGAGCGCGGCTCTATCCCCTGAAGTCTGAATGTGATGATTGACGCAAGGTTTATGCAGACTATGTTTACGAAGAAAAGGGGTATCGCCTCGGAAAAGCCGGCTACATTACCGATACCCAGCAGCATTCCGGCAGTAGCCAACGGTGGCATCAGCGAAACGGCTACCATGACTCCGATAAGAGATGTTGAGACGTCGGAAGTAATTGAGAGAGCTGCGGCTGTCCCTGACAAAAGGCGAGTACAATGTCACCGATGTCTGCCACTGTTCGGCTGGTAATCTCGTCTGTGTTGTAGTCGAGATTCAGAAATAGCCCGAAGGCGAAAGCAAGAGCGAAGTCAAGTCCTGTACGAACGAGGTTTGCCCTCACTGACTTCGCAAGCAGGGAGAAGTCGCCGAGAGTCGTTGCGAAAGACTGTGCGACATTTGGCCCGAGCATTGGAGCGATAACCATCGCCCCAATTATTATTGCCGGACTGTCTCTAAGGAGCCCTATCGTTGCGACGATGGTCAAGAGAATGATCATAGTTATGTCAACTGCGTCGTTAGAGATCATTTCCGTGATGTCGTGGTACAGTTCTTCTCTGCTTATCCGCTTGAAGATTCCCTTCTCAGGCTTTTTCTCTTGTTCCTTCTCTTCTTCCTTTTCTTCTTCTTTTGCTCTGGGAAGGGAGGCTTCCACCTGAAATAGTATCGCTCAGAACGTCTCGTTCTGGCCGAAACGCTGTTCAAGCGAGTCCAGGATCTTTTCACTGTTCTCGGCAAGAGCCAGTATCTTCGTTTGCCAAAGCGTTTCAGAGGTCTGGATCGTCCAGTATCCGATCATTGATTTCTCTTCCAGCATTTCCTCCAGATCTTTTTCGGGGTCGGAACCTGAGAATACTTCGATAAGTCTTTCGGCCATCTAATCACCATCCCATAGAGAGACTATGGCATAATTGTTCTGCTCGCAAAGAATATATTACACCTGCAAATAAGAAGAGAAGGCATTGGATCAGGGAGGTCGGAGTGGTCTATCTTTTGCTGGCGATACTTTCCAGTTCCTCTATAGCAATGATTTTCAAGGTGACCGAGGGGAGAAGTTACAACAGGCTTGCGGTTGCCATGTTCAATTACCTGAGCGCGTTTTTCACAGCGCTCATTATGGTAGCGGTTGAAAGACCGGCCGTAGGTCCTGGGGGAGGATCTCCGACCGAAGTAATACTGAAGGGACAACGTCTTTTCAGCCAAACCAGCAGCGTAGTGTGGGGCTTGTCTTTGGGCATTGTCTCGGGCCTGTTCTTCTTCCTTTCCTTCATCTTTTATCAGAAGAGCGTCAGGGAAAGCGGGGCAAGCCTTTCCGGAGCCTTCGGAAAGCTTGGGATCCTTATTCCTATGCTTCTTTCTTTGCTAGTCTGGAAGGAGTATCCGAAAACACTGCAATGGGTGGGGATCGGTCTTGCCGTCTTCTCGATCGTGCTCGTTAACAACCCAGTCGGATCTGGGAGGAGAAACTTCAAAGCCGCTCTCATCCTGTTGTTCATTACCGGTGGACTGGCCGAATTCATGAACAAGTTATTCCAGAACTACACCGTCAGCGGGTACAAGAATGTCTTTCTCTTCAGCGTTTTTGCAAGCGCTTTCGCGATAAGCGCGGTCTTTCTGAAGAGGTCGGGGAAATCTTTCCATAAGGGGGAAGTACTCGTGGGGTTAATCGTGGGACTGCCCAACCTCTTCTCTTCCTTCTTTCTCATAATGGCCCTCGAAGAAATGAAGGGTTCCGTGGTTTTCCCCGTTTACAGCGCGGGAAGCGTTGTGATGATCAGTCTTGGAAGCCTGTTGTTCTTCGGTGAAAAGCTTAAGAAGCTCGAGATGATTTCCCTGGGCATGGTGCTGGTCTCCCTGATTATAATAAACATATGATATCTCTTTGGATTATAACAAGGTCGAGTTAGTATTGAAACAATATCAGTCAATGGAGGTGCGTCCCGTGTTACGCAGAATTGGAAGAGACAGAGTAGTGTACGATATGTCACCTGAACACAAGCCCGTTCTGGAAGTGAGCCCGGGGGATACCGTAATAGTGGAGACGGAGGACTGCTTCTGCCACAGGATCGTTTCAGAGTCTCAGACCGTAGGAGGAGACTTCGACTTCTCTCATGTCAATCCTGCTACAGGTCCCGTATCGGTCAGAGGAGCCTTGCCCGGGGATACTCTAGTCGTCAGTATCGAAAACATTGAGCTGGACGAACAGGGCGTTGTCGAGACCTGCCCGTT encodes the following:
- a CDS encoding DMT family transporter, yielding MVYLLLAILSSSSIAMIFKVTEGRSYNRLAVAMFNYLSAFFTALIMVAVERPAVGPGGGSPTEVILKGQRLFSQTSSVVWGLSLGIVSGLFFFLSFIFYQKSVRESGASLSGAFGKLGILIPMLLSLLVWKEYPKTLQWVGIGLAVFSIVLVNNPVGSGRRNFKAALILLFITGGLAEFMNKLFQNYTVSGYKNVFLFSVFASAFAISAVFLKRSGKSFHKGEVLVGLIVGLPNLFSSFFLIMALEEMKGSVVFPVYSAGSVVMISLGSLLFFGEKLKKLEMISLGMVLVSLIIINI
- a CDS encoding cupin domain-containing protein is translated as MLKSSIEKGKVALDKSGLKGRIIYDKESAQAVVIDIERGNELAEHKTPVDVFILVLAGKGIITIGEEKYEVMKDDIIDSPKMIPHGIINTGEETMRVLVVKAPHP
- a CDS encoding GNAT family N-acetyltransferase, which translates into the protein MENKKAGNIHVRFATIDDNEKLLKIEQESAQEGNIWLVAFREDFFGRLKYFKEGFIMIAEDAYDIIGCIGVGIDSLIVNGETKKGIYLFGLRTNPKYRLKVARWLKSIIQELQDLLGPTDFDFGYASVKADNAASKKILEHMGFSTTATLDFYACPVRKTPQEKSVFVEREVDLETILDLYKPLEKDHDFLLQGTNAFESMIADCRLRLFKTEGASALVLDTSGEQDFGITRLSKRLRAFQLLAQGTLSSLVRIPRMNERLRSWDVLLFGWNDTQSARRTVRKIHRCAWEEGITLINFSRDSNLGSMKSVVGPLSFRIPFEIMIYEKNSINRGSRPMIRTPTI